In Leishmania mexicana MHOM/GT/2001/U1103 complete genome, chromosome 24, a genomic segment contains:
- a CDS encoding dynein intermediate-chain-like protein has protein sequence MNTLASPRVSISKHRTMHTAAAGNAARKQSSSGQTEMIAAAPGRESNKPAAEVIVERILKAADPHVMSLPVYYDYKKDARVYKCFPSTRQVSTLFAMDGNTIAKDSPEALQQEEDRHRRIQEVEVAAAAETNPDLVEEGVSTRILKNQFNYSDRGSQTMNQPMKERTVMTDPPPSATFGGLATAWAIYDAYEGERIQAEKAAAAQRRAAQAARASKDEENALLHAAAEASIRDGADVGPKGVAELLASPEFRSALQVMERMVNQNDCHDIIDDFKYWEDQSDLYKEDGTLLPLWRFFTEKTRKKAVTAIALSGRYPDLFAVGYGSYDFLKPSKGTVHFFTLKNAVPTGSGAPVPAHPEFSFHLDCGVLCIAFHPREHALLACGLYDGSVCVFDMRVSTHDAGGANHARPLYRANVRTGKHMDPVWQIMWMESTLELSFYSISTDGRVANWMLNKRELTSRDVLRLNTGVCTADPEQMLLNELGGMSFDYSPTHDRMVVGTQEGNLLLCTVSHNGQCVERYEGHSMAVYTTRWSPFHPDIFLTCSADWTVKLWMKGSPSPLVVFDLGDAVGDVAWAPYSSTVFAAVTAGGKVCVFDVAQNKTEPLCAQTVVKNAKLTHIVFSDADPILLVGDTRGTVLTLKLSPNLRKVSKPGKGEPTDAAHIKTLEVEKLNHLVEVTMKDRALLGV, from the coding sequence ATGAACACCCTCGCAAGCCCTCGGGTTTCCATCAGCAAGCACCGCACCATGCacaccgcggctgccggcaaTGCCGCTCGAaagcagagcagcagcggacaAACAGAGATGATTGCCGCGGCGCCGGGGCGGGAGTCGAACAAGCCGGCTGCCGAGGTCATCGTGGAGCGCATCCTAAAAGCTGCCGACCCACATGTGATGTCGCTACCGGTGTACTACGATTATAAGAAGGATGCGCGCGTGTACAAGTGCTTCCCCAGCACACGGCAGGTTTCGACCTTGTTCGCCATGGACGGCAACACTATCGCTAAGGACTCGCctgaggcgctgcagcaggaggaggatcgccatcgccgcatccaggaggtggaggtggccgccgcggcggagacGAACCCGGACTTGGTCGAGGAAGGCGTGTCCACGCGCATCCTCAAGAACCAGTTCAACTATAGCGACCGCGGCAGCCAGACGATGAACCAGCCGATGAAAGAGCGCACCGTCATGACGGacccgccgccgtcggccaCCTTCGGCGGGCTCGCCACGGCGTGGGCCATCTACGACGCCTACGAAGGGGAGCGCATCCAGGCCgagaaggcagcggcggcgcaacgGCGTGCCGCCCAAGCCGCACGAGCCAGCAAGGATGAAGAGAACGCGCTCTTGCATGCCGCGGCGGAAGCGTCTATCCGCGACGGTGCGGATGTCGGCCCGAAAggcgtggcggagctgctggcgtcgCCGGAGTTTCGCAGCGCGCTGCAGGTAATGGAGCGCATGGTGAACCAGAACGACTGCCACGACATTATTGACGACTTCAAGTACTGGGAGGACCAGAGCGATCTTTACAAGGAGGAcggcacgctgctgcccttgtgGCGATTCTTCACGGAGAAGACGCGCAAGAAGGCCGTTACTGCCATCGCCCTCAGCGGTCGCTACCCGGACCTCTTCGCTGTCGGCTATGGTAGCTACGACTTCCTGAAGCCGAGCAAGGGCACCGTTCACTTCTTCACCCTCAAGAACGCAGTGCCAACGGGCTCCGGCGCCCCTGTTCCGGCGCACCCGGAGTTCTCCTTTCACCTAGACTGCGGTGTGCTCTGTATCGCCTTTCACCCACGTgagcacgcgctgcttgcCTGTGGCCTCTATGAcggcagcgtgtgcgtgttcgaCATGCGGGTGAGCACCCACGACGCGGGGGGTGCGAACCACGCTCGCCCGCTCTACCGCGCCAACGTGCGCACCGGTAAGCACATGGATCCTGTGTGGCAGATCATGTGGATGGAGAGCACACTCGAGCTGTCCTTCTACTCCATCAGCACAGATGGCCGCGTGGCGAACTGGATGCTGAACAAGAGGGAGCTGACGTCGCGGGACGTGCTGAGGCTTAACACTGGCGTGTGCACCGCGGACCCGGAGCAGATGCTGCTGAATGAGCTCGGCGGCATGTCGTTCGATtactcacccacccacgaCAGGATGGTCGTCGGCACGCAGGAGGGCAACCTGCTTCTGTGCACGGTCAGTCACAATGGCCAGTGCGTCGAGCGCTATGAGGGGCACAGCATGGCGGTCTACACGACGCGCTGGAGCCCATTCCACCCGGACATCTTCCTCACCTGCTCCGCAGACTGGACTGTCAAGCTGTGGATGAAGGGCTCCCCGTCTCCGTTGGTGGTGTTCgacctcggcgacgccgtcgggGATGTCGCGTGGGCGCCGTACAGCTCCACCGTGTttgccgccgtcaccgcggGTGGCAAAGTGTGTGTATTCGACGTAGCACAGAACAAGACGGAACCCCTGTGCGCGCAGACAGTCGTGAAGAACGCGAAGCTGACTCACATCGTCTTCAGTGACGCGGACCCGATACTGCTCGTCGGTGACACTCGCGGCACCGTTCTGACTCTCAAGCTGTCCCCTAACCTGCGCAAGGTGTCGAAGCCCGGGAAGGGAGAGCCGACGGATGCGGCGCACATCAAGACGTTGGAGGTAGAGAAGCTGAACCACCTGGTAGAGGTCACCATGAAGGACCGCGCGTTGTTGGGTGTGTAG
- a CDS encoding putative fumarate hydratase, with product MLRRVAPLLAEFHFVPLVSKVSHKETKYRLLTKDYVSVVQPGAGLPEMLRVDPAALTLLSSTAFDDVEHLLRSSHLRCLRKIFDDPEASDNDKFVALQLLKNANISSARLLPGCQDTGTAIIAGYRGDQVFVPGNDEEAISRGVYDIFQKRNFRYSQNVPLSMYDEKNTGTNLPAQIDLYATKGMEYSFMFVAKGGGSANKSFLLQESKSVLNPKSLRKFLKEKLAMFGTSACPPYHVAVVIGGTSAETTMKVLKYASCHYYDDLITKPDMKTGYTFRDLELEKEVLEICQNIGMGAQFGGKYYAHDVRVIRMPRHGASCPIGIGVSCSADRQALGKINKDGVWLEELETEPSKYLPDVEEDQLLKTPAVMVNLNRPMREVLQELSKHPARTRLSLTGTIVVARDSAHARMREMLEAGKPLPQYMKEHPVYYAGPAKQPDGLPSGSFGPTTAGRMDPFVDLFQSHGGSMVMLAKGNRSKQVTKACHKYGGFYLGSIGGPAAVLAQDAIKKVECLDMKDLGMEAVWKIEVENFPAFIVVDDKGNDFFEQL from the coding sequence ATGCTCCGCCGCGTTGccccgctgctggcggagtTTCACTTCGTGCCCCTAGTGTCGAAGGTGTCGCACAAGGAAACCAAGTACCGTCTCTTGACCAAGGACTACGTATCTGTGGTGCAGCCCGGCGCTGGACTGCCGGAGATGCTGAGAGTGGATCCGGCAGCACTTacgctgctctcctccacggctTTCGATGATGTAGAACATCTGCTGCGCTCGTCGCACCTGAGGTGCCTGCGCAAGATCTTCGACGATCCAGAGGCTAGCGACAATGACAAGTTTgtagcgctgcagctgctgaagaacGCGAACATCTCCTCCGCCCGCTTGCTGCCCGGCTGCCAGGATACCGGCACAGCCATCATCGCGGGCTACCGCGGCGATCAGGTGTTTGTGCCCGGCAACGACGAAGAGGCCATCAGCCGCGGCGTGTACGACATCTTCCAGAAGCGCAACTTCCGCTACAGCCAGAACGTACCGCTCAGCATGTACGATGAGAAGAACACCGGGACGAACCTGCCAGCGCAGATTGACCTCTACGCCACCAAGGGAATGGAGTACAGCTTCATGTTCGTCGCGAAGGGCGGCGGCTCGGCAAACAAGTCCTTCCTGCTGCAGGAGAGCAAGTCCGTGCTCAACCCTAAGTCGCTTCGCAAGTTCCTCAAGGAAAAGCTGGCCATGTTCGGCACCTCGGCCTGCCCGCCGTaccacgtcgccgtcgtcattGGTGGCACGAGCGCTGAGACGACCATGAAGGTGTTGAAGTACGCCTCCTGCCACTACTACGACGACCTGATCACAAAGCCGGACATGAAGACGGGCTACACATTCCGCGACCtcgagctggagaaggaggtgctggagatATGCCAGAACATCGGGATGGGTGCTCAATTTGGCGGCAAGTACTACGCCCATGACGTGCGCGTGATCCGCATGCCTCGGCATGGCGCCTCCTGCCCCATCGGCATCGGTGTCTCGTGCAGCGCGGATCGCCAGGCGCTTGGCAAGATCAACAAGGATGGCGTGtggctggaggagctggagacaGAGCCGTCCAAGTACCTGCcggatgtggaggaggaTCAGCTGCTCAAGACGCCGGCGGTCATGGTGAACCTGAACCGGCCCATGCGAGAGGTTCTTCAGGAGCTCTCCAAGCATCCCGCCAGGACCCGCCTCAGCCTCACGGGCACCATCGTCGTGGCGCGCGACAGTGCCCACGCCCGGATGCGCGAGATGCTTGAGGCTGGCAAGCCGCTTCCACAGTACATGAAGGAGCACCCTGTGTACTACGCCGGCCCTGCGAAGCAGCCCGACGGTCTTCCGTCCGGCTCCTTTGGTCCGACGACGGCTGGCCGTATGGACCCGTTTGTCGACCTGTTCCAGTCGCACGGCGGCTCCATGGTGATGCTCGCAAAGGGCAACCGCAGCAAGCAGGTGACGAAAGCGTGCCACAAGTACGGCGGCTTCTATCTGGGCAGCATTGGCGGCCCAGCGGCCGTGTTGGCGCAGGATGCAATCAAGAAGGTCGAGTGCCTTGACATGAAGGACCTTGGCATGGAGGCGGTGTGGAAGATCGAAGTGGAGAACTTCCCGGCCTTCATCGTTGTGGATGACAAGGGCAACGACTTCTTTGAACAGCTCTAG
- a CDS encoding putative protein phosphotase: protein MKGSSRVSEPVCDPPLASTASQVPLPPQGLSTGRSKVVAVPRHGGGAVVRWHRDSPEVKVTVGDAAVDASWVSAVRLSVDPHTDTVQLTLLRPGVRTYVDGQRLMRIGSPVEVRATQRISFGADSTSYMVTPAPHKLAPGTLHACPPPPLAVPAYRAAVSLEGQMSSPCTSPSSCFSPCLDCSLPPLCVDEEGERETVSESSLLAAQWVSKMRGCCLTHASRSIAVTTTSTAKDASAVRQTTEKCAISAPLTEKTPTDLLVQCTATVARCSADVVSTTTGAALPPAHSEEEWLGAAACSPSQGLTGEQANPPASLCNETAEPAPRRDKARRGIFKGESRARTHHHTRPCWTFDPVTSVRSPDWEVLRAMQGDTTPPGPQGLYQFSCGSVGFNDAMMQLRRRRVGPLAPSAGEVGQRPQPLRPHLQRSRAARDRVARHSSGGVSLELTERTSGNVEGGGKSTGAHATPLSRDEAVTEPSSVLSSDLTAAQSAWQHPYMWEKLHLCPRVTMNPFIVEVFGKTHRYRPLAHLSDTQHADSSCSSTKSGDGGAPVGVFDRFAGVPWQHPIVADEIVTPRTEALLRDILRRRPDSTSASEDAIFLHCALRRSYDADTDRFSYVDSPAFVQLIYTRFSSLLTAIKIRMQTSRPVLRLSSPLLCGGDLLGSFADLMVLLDSVAHFAHWSTMHTPLLLLGNYVDVGWHSVEVCMLLCCWAYLQPSKVHLLRGPHEDPAVNGNYRLLGKRCLRYKCRQRYGSRRGIALWAQLNDLFALLPVAAVIDERVFATHGGVPLLRASTAPGGEEERSAATRHQRGGKTPVHCLYSGTSGSPTPTSSDAITPVSSSFRSAAGVCSAERRTACAHERGGDDARESVLFAPLRPFSMRHHCSQTPVMEEPRDAITAEYAEAQNDITAIELLSLEALSGDHVDGSDGCPRTSTECAAASGAVVSATAFPSSPTPPSNTMPLPHQRMTGLAPEGRCDMSAAVVLPAATTQAPTSAPVSPLSRAASTRPIAAAAPSDSEAMTRATPACNTPSGATDKVLCVAEGGRVARKRSTDACHEASSSLKQSRRDDVLPFEAVQQGCTPPVAAAAESSPVPCFLNSACVTDSEGRSAQEREADTWLPSSHTSVDEGAPSEDDFANLLAAVHTGEYAFRTLQRSTPLESQGVTRRLRLVRELLFNRPREATAKLLKPEEALDSDGRNAAAVPWWRPHRVEECCCCCPAGRAHRCCHTFGSGALIHFFLRFRFSMLIRGAPDEPSELYGAELSEEGRLLTLNTCSRRCKTVLQAAACVVESQTLRLATWGSQELADSLGQLSLSSLPGVRETEAGRADFEQFVCDTLHTRLRDHHIVGPGDQWSVLSAYKTYIQRRAAASTSSRRL, encoded by the coding sequence ATGAAAGGCAGCTCACGTGTGAGTGAGCCGGTGTGCGACCCACCACTGGCATCAACCGCTTCACAAGTGCCGCTACCCCCGCAGGGCCTCAGTACCGGTCGCTCGAAAGTGGTTGCCGTCCCGCgccacggtggcggcgcggttGTGAGGTGGCACAGAGATAGTCCCGAGGTCAAGGTAACGGTGGGTGATGCGGCAGTGGACGCCAGTTGGGTGAGTGCGGTACGCCTCTCTGTCGAcccgcacacagacacggtGCAACTGACACTCCTGCGGCCTGGGGTGCGCACCTACGTTGATGGTCAGCGCCTGATGCGAATTGGTTCTCCCGTAGAGGTGCGCGCAACTCAACGAATATCCTTTGGTGCCGATTCAACCTCCTACATGGTAACGCCGGCCCCGCACAAGCTCGCTCCGGGCACGCTGCATGCGtgcccgccaccaccgttggcggtgccggcgtaTCGGGCAGCGGTCAGTCTGGAGGGGCAGATGTCGTCGCCTTGCACGTCACCGTCCTCATGTTTTTCGCCCTGCCTAGACTGCTCTTTGCCACCTCTGTGCGTTGACGAGGAAGGGGAACGCGAAACAGTCTCAGAATCCTCGCTTCTGGCAGCACAGTGGGTCTCGAAAATGCGTGGGTGTTGCCTTACCCACGCGTcgcgcagcatcgccgtcacGACTACCTCTACAGCAAAGGATGCAAGCGCTGTCCGCCAGACGACGGAGAAGTGCGCCATCAGCGCACCGCTGACGGAGAAGACACCAACGGACCTTCTTGTACAGTGCACCGCGACGGTGGCACGTTGCTCTGCGGACGTGGTGAGTACCACCACCGGTGCTGCTTTACCGCCCGCCCActcggaggaggagtggctCGGGGCCGCGGCGtgctcgccgtcgcaggGCCTCACTGGCGAGCAAGCGAACCCACCGGCATCCCTCTGCAACGAGACGGCTgagccagcgccgcgcaggGACAAGGCGCGGCGCGGAATCTTCAAAGGTGAGTCgagagcgcgcacgcaccaccacaccaggCCGTGCTGGACCTTCGACCCCGTTACCAGTGTGCGCTCCCCGGACTGGGAGGTTCTGCGTGCCATGCAGGGTGACACAACACCACCGGGGCCACAGGGCCTCTACCAGttcagctgcggcagcgtcgggTTCAATGATGCCATGATGCAGCTTCGCAGAAGACGCGTTGGTCCCCTGGCACCTTCAGCGGGGGAGGTTGGACAACGCCCACAGCCTCTGAGGCCGCACTTGCAACGGTCTCGCGCGGCCCGGGACCGTGTAGCGCGCCACTCCAGCGGCGGGGTCTCTTTGGAGTTGACGGAGCGCACCTCCGGCAATGTGGAGGGCGGAGGTAAATCAacaggcgcgcacgcgacgccTTTGTCACGGGATGAGGCGGTCACCGAGCCCTCCAGTGTCCTGAGCAGCGACCTCACCGCTGCACAGAGTGCATGGCAGCATCCCTATATGTGGGAAAAGCTGCACTTGTGTCCGCGCGTGACGATGAACCCATTTATTGTCGAAGTGTTCGGTAAGACGCATCGATATCGGCCGCTGGCTCACCTGAGCGACACGCAGCACGCAGATAGCagttgcagcagcaccaaGAGCGGTGATGGGGGTGCGCCAGTGGGCGTCTTTGACCGGTTTGCTGGCGTGCCTTGGCAGCACCCGATCGTCGCGGACGAGATAGTAACCCCGCGAacagaggcgctgctgcgcgatatcctgcggcgccgccctgACTCGACGTCGGCCTCCGAAGACGCGATCTTTCTGCACTGCGCCTTGCGACGCTCATACGACGCGGATACAGACCGCTTCTCGTACGTGGACTCACCGGCCTTCGTGCAGCTGATCTACACGAGATTCTCCTCTTTGCTAACGGCTATCAAGATACGTATGCAGACGAGTCGTCCAGTGTTGCGCCtgtcgtcaccgctgctgtgcggcggGGATTTACTTGGCAGCTTCGCGGACCtgatggtgctgctcgacagCGTCGCCCATTTTGCCCACTGGTCTACGATGcacacgccgctgctgctgctcggcaacTACGTGGACGTCGGCTGGCACAGCGTGGAGGTGTGCATGCTGCTGTGCTGTTGGGCGTATTTGCAACCAAGCAAAGTGCACCTTCTTCGCGGCCCTCACGAGGACCCAGCAGTGAACGGCAACTACCGCCTGCTGGGAAAGCGCTGCCTGCGTTATAAGTGCCGGCAGCGCTATGGCTCGCGCAGGGGCATCGCCCTGTGGGCACAGCTGAACGATCTCTTTGCCCTGCtaccggtggcggcggtgattGATGAGCGGGTATTTGCTACGCATGGCGgcgtgccactgctgcgcgcgtcgacggcaccgggtggcgaggaggagaggagtgCTGCAACGCGGCACCAGCGTGGCGGCAAGACGCCAGTGCACTGCTTGTACAGCGGCACCTCTGGCTCTCCGACGCCGACATCGTCGGATGCAATCACTCCGGTGTCCTCCTCGTTCcgctcagcagcaggcgTTTGCTCCGCGGAACGGCGGACTGCCTGTGCGCACGAGAGGGGCGGTGACGACGCTAGGGAGAGCGTGCTGTTTGCGCCGCTCCGTCCCTTCAGCATGCGGCATCACTGCTCACAGACGCCCGTGATGGAAGAACCACGCGATGCTATTACGGCGGAGTACGCTGAGGCGCAGAATGACATCACCGCGATCGAGCTGCTCTCACTCGAAGCGCTCTCCGGCGACCACGTGGACGGGAGCGATGGATGCCCGAGGACCAGCACAGaatgcgcagcggcaagcgGTGCGGTGGTCTCCGCCACGGCCTTTCCATCATCCCCGACGCCACCGAGTAATACCATGCCACTTCCTCACCAGCGCATGACAGGGCTGGCACCCGAGGGCAGATGTGACATGAGCGCTGCCGTTGTGCTGCCAGCGGCAACCACCCAGGCCCCCACGTCAGCACCGGTTTCGCCGTTGTCTCgggccgccagcaccaggcccatcgccgctgccgcaccttcCGACTCGGAAGCAATGACGCGAGCGACCCCTGCGTGCAACACGCCATCTGGTGCAACGGACAAGGTCCTGTGCGTTGCGGAAGGCGGTCGCGTCGCCAGGAAGAGGTCCACTGACGCGTGTCATGAGGCGTCCTCATCTCTGAAGCAGTCGCGGCGAGACGACGTTTTGCCATTCGAAGCAGTTCAACAAGGGTGCACTCCTCCagtagcggcagcagcagagagctCCCCGGTACCGTGCTTCCTCAACAGCGCATGCGTCACCGATTCTGAAGGGCGGAGCGCCCAGGAACGCGAGGCCGACACATGGTTGCCTTCATCGCACACCTCGGTAGACGAAGGTGCGCCGTCCGAGGACGACTTTGCCAACCTTCTCGCGGCCGTGCACACAGGTGAGTACGCCTTTCGCACCCTACAGCGCTCCACCCCGTTGGAGAGCCAAGGCGTGACCCGGCGCCTCCGGCTCGTGCGCGAGCTTCTGTTTAATCGACCTCGTGAGGCGACCGCGAAACTGCTCAAGCCTGAGGAAGCGTTGGACAGCGATGGAAGgaacgcggcggcggtgccgtggTGGCGACCCCATCGAGTGGAGgagtgctgctgttgctgccctGCTGGCCGtgcgcatcgctgctgccacaccTTCGGCTCTGGCGCTCTCATCCACTTTTTCCTCCGCTTCCGCTTCTCCATGTTGATACGCGGGGCGCCGGATGAGCCCTCTGAGCTGTACGGAGCTGAGTTATCCGAAGAAGGCCGACTGCTGACACTGAATACGTGCAGCCGAAGGTGCAAGACGGTGTtgcaggcagcggcgtgcgtggtggAGTCTCAGACGCTGCGCCTTGCCACGTGGGGATCGCAGGAACTCGCCGATTCTCTTGGACAGCTGTCACTGAGCAGTCTCCCCGGTGTtcgagagacggaggcggggagggcaGACTTTGAACAGTTTGTGTGCGATACCCTGCACACCCGCCTGCGCGATCATCACATCGTTGGCCCGGGCGATCAGTGGAGTGTGCTCTCGGCGTACAAGACCTACATCCAACGGCGAGCCGCAGCTAGCACATCGTCTCGAAGGCTGTAG